A window of Chryseobacterium aquaeductus genomic DNA:
ATATAATGGAGAATAACTTCCTGAGATTCCAGATTGCAGGTCGCTACGTTGGTTTCAGCGTTTCTCGCCATCATGATTTCGTCAAAATCTTCAAGAAAGAGCAATATTTTTTCTCCTTTCATCATGTTGAGAAGAAAATCATTGAAATTGGTTGTGTTTCCGTCAACAATTGAAGTTCCCAAAAAATGTTTTTTTACTTCTTTAAACTGATAATTGATGATCTCAGCAATTTTTGTTGCCCAAAAGATCTTACCACTTCCGGGAGGTCCGTATAAAACAATTCCTACAGGTTTATTAATTCCCCAATCTTTAATCTGTTGTGGATTTAAAAAAGGTTCCAGAACGCCCGAAACATAAAAGAAAAGATCTCTGTAACCAATAAAATCTCTTTGCTGAAGTTTGGTTTTGTTTCCAAAATAATTGTAAACAAATTGATAATTTCCGCCTAATTTATTATCGATTCCATAGCTTGATACCGAAGAACGAAAAAAACCATTGTCAAAAATATTAGACTGGTTTTCCTCAATCGCTTTTTCAATCTTTTCTTTCGGCTGATTGATGGTTTTGGCAATCTGATCAACCGTTTTATTTTGATCTAAATCCTTCTCATACTGCTTCAAAAAATCTACATTTTCTCTGGCAAATTTTTCAAAATCTTCCTTCACTTCAAATTGGGTAGAAATACACTCAATAAGATCCAGATCAAAATCCTGAATAAACTGCTTTATTGCTTCTGCGGTGATCTTGAGTTCTTTTGCGAGTTCTATTAACTTCATAAATCATCTTTAATTCAAATTTAATGAAAAATTTTAGAAGTCGGAAGCGCGGAGGTTGAAGGTAAAAGGTAGAAGGTAGAAGTTTATCAAAATTCTATAATCTATAATCTATAATCTATAATCTATAATCTATAATCTATAATCTATAATCTATAATCTATAATCTATAATCTATAATCTATAATCTATAATCTATAATCTATAATCTATAATCTTTAATCTTTAATCTTTAATCTTTAATCTTTAATCTTTAATCTATAATCTTTAATCTTTAATCTTTAATCTTTAATCTTTAATCTTTAATCTTTAATCTTTAATCTTTAATCTTTAATCTTTAATCTATAATCTTTAATCTTTAATCTTTAATCTTTAATCTTTAATCTTTAATCTTTTTAAACATATTTAAATTTAATTGTAACATTTCACAAAAAAGAGAAACCTATTGCATATACAATAAATTACATGGAAAAAATTTTATCTGTCAAGAATCTGACTAAAAAATTCAAAAGAGTTGTAGTCAACAATATATCTTTTGATGTAGAAAGAGGCAATGTTTACGGACTTTTGGGTCCCAACGGAAGCGGAAAATCTACTACTTTTGGTATGCTTTTGTCAACCATAAATCCTACAAGCGGAGATTGGTTTTGGTTTGGTAAAAAAGGGACAACCTCAGAAACCCTAAAAAAAATCGGTGCCATAATAGAGCAACCTAACTTCTACCCTTATCTGAGTGCAGAAACCAACCTAAAGATTGTCGCGGAAATCAAAGGAACTCCGTATGCAAGAATAGATGAAGTTTTAAGCATTGTAAAGTTGCTGGAAAGAAAAAAAGATCAGTTCAAAACCTATTCTTTGGGGATGAAACAACGTCTGGCGATTGCTTCGGCGTTGCTGAATAATCCTGAAGTCTTAATTTTAGATGAACCTACAAATGGTTTAGATCCTGAAGGAATTATTCAGATCAGAGAAATTATCGGCACAATCGCAAAACAAGGCATCACGATCATTATCGCCAGTCACCTTTTAGATGAAATAGAAAAAATTTGCAGCCATGTCATAGTTTTGAAAGAAGGAAATGCTATTTACTCCGGAAGAGTGGATGAAATAACGACCAACACAGGGTTTTTTGAACTGAAAGCGGATAATAATACTTCACTTTTAGCAGCGTTAGAAGAACTTCAATGGTTTACATCTGTAAAAATTGAAGGCGAAATCATCAAAGCGCAGATTCGTGATGATGCGTCAATTTCAGCATCCGGACTTAATCAAAAATTGTCTGAAAAAGGTATCTTCTTATCTCATTTGGCTAAGAAAAAACAATCG
This region includes:
- a CDS encoding ABC transporter ATP-binding protein — its product is MEKILSVKNLTKKFKRVVVNNISFDVERGNVYGLLGPNGSGKSTTFGMLLSTINPTSGDWFWFGKKGTTSETLKKIGAIIEQPNFYPYLSAETNLKIVAEIKGTPYARIDEVLSIVKLLERKKDQFKTYSLGMKQRLAIASALLNNPEVLILDEPTNGLDPEGIIQIREIIGTIAKQGITIIIASHLLDEIEKICSHVIVLKEGNAIYSGRVDEITTNTGFFELKADNNTSLLAALEELQWFTSVKIEGEIIKAQIRDDASISASGLNQKLSEKGIFLSHLAKKKQSLENQFLELVKTN
- a CDS encoding AAA family ATPase, producing the protein MKLIELAKELKITAEAIKQFIQDFDLDLIECISTQFEVKEDFEKFARENVDFLKQYEKDLDQNKTVDQIAKTINQPKEKIEKAIEENQSNIFDNGFFRSSVSSYGIDNKLGGNYQFVYNYFGNKTKLQQRDFIGYRDLFFYVSGVLEPFLNPQQIKDWGINKPVGIVLYGPPGSGKIFWATKIAEIINYQFKEVKKHFLGTSIVDGNTTNFNDFLLNMMKGEKILLFLEDFDEIMMARNAETNVATCNLESQEVILHYISKFESEDVLMVGSANTVANIDEEILAPGRFDVVIPVFPPNAAERSEIILYAMTKNLDKDSLLFKILKNNKADKIPFWSDIASKMKVFSNTMLIDFTQSLKKRIKNQYHKTKDEKLRIDETLLNGALRDAGAKLTEEYLNQIAQFLSDVIINNLDDFQMRIKALKTELESYKAVEIPRREIGFQHNGDREVE